From the Caloenas nicobarica isolate bCalNic1 chromosome 2, bCalNic1.hap1, whole genome shotgun sequence genome, the window GTTCCTGGGGAGGTGGAGGCCCCGTCAGCTGCAGCACAACAGGGTTTGCTCCACTTTTTGGGAGATTCCCTGTATGAAACGCCACACCTCACACAGATCTTTTCTGAGTCATAGTTCGTTGCAAAATGATCTGTGTCTTTGTTGCCCGTTTCCTTCAGGCAACTGTGGCCCTGTTGGCAAGATTTCTGAAGAAGTTTGTCCGTGGCAGTGTGTGCCCCACCTGCGTCAGAGGAAGGGTGAAAGCCTTGGGAGACTGATATGTCCTCTGTACTCCCAATCCCAGAAAAGTACTGATTTAAGCTGTCGTTCTCCCCTGCCTCCATCGGTTCTGAAAATGATGATACGGTTTTACTGGCAGTCGGACGCAGTAAAGATAAATAATCAGTGGTATTGAGATCCTTATCCATGTATTCATCTTCTGTGGGAACTGGTGGGAAATGGTCGTCATCGTCAGTCTTGCTTACCACAGAAAGCTCTGGGAGGCTCCCTCCTGCCTCACACGGCGCCGTGCTGGGGCTCCCATTCCTGCAAGGAGCGTGACCACCGGTGCAGCACAAGCTTCCAGGGGCAGGAGGGCCCGTGGGGCCCAGGAGGCACATGTCTTCAGAGGTCCGGGGGACAGCAGCATTTGTGATGTTCACAGTAACGTCTCTGGAGCGCTCctgaaagaaattcaaaataaaaacgaGTTTAATTAATAGATCGGCAGTAGGTTATTTTCTAGACAAAGAAGGAACAGGCAGATCTCAGTTCTGCCTCAGCGTGGAGCTGCTGAGGTTGAGCAGCACCACTACATTTGAGTCTTGAAGTGTAATTCTGTTCTGCTGTTAAACTGTGACCAGTGATGCTGGGCTCAGCAggtgttcagaaaaaaaatctggtggCCTGGGGGGcaataacatttaattttggGAGATGACTATTCCTAGTTCTTAAGAAGACACTTAAGAGTTAATAAATCTAGAAGAGTCACTAGATTCTCCTGTTTCTTATGGACCATCAGTAAGACCTTCCTAACTGCTTACAAGGTTTGGGAACCTCCTGAATCAGCTATATATCTGAAGGGCTGTTGATTTGTGAAGACCTTACCAGGAGCAGAATCATTATTATCCGTAATGACTGAAGAGAGAAACTGGGCTGATTCAGAGGGCCCAAGCAAAAAAGAAGTCACACGGGCAAGGTTGCTTTAACCTGGAAAATGTTCGGATGACAAATGCAAAAGCCTATGATGTCCTGCTGTCAGTACTTGCCAAAGTAAAGCTATATTTCTAGTTGCAgctccaaaaaaacctcaaggtTTGGGAAATACTTCAAAGgttcccttcaggtatttgggAACTTTCATTTCTAGCATCTGTTCAGGTCTTCCAGGGCAAAGGACAAAGTGTAAATGCTGCCAACAACTAATTGCTGTTGATTCACTCCTCTGTCCCAGAGGATCTGAGCAGCTGCCAACTCAGGAGCTTGCATGAACacttaggaaacaaaaaaggaactGCCTGCTCAAAAAGGTGGGTTGGTTTGGTGTGGTTTCTTTGTAGCAATGGAATTTGAGTCTTTCAACAGCTAAGCTGGACAATGTTCCTAGATGGGGTGGCGAGGAGAACATGCACCTGGGACACCTCAGTCCACATCCACGGTGTGAAGCAGGCAGTGCACGTGAACTTGAACCCGTGCTCCCATCTGCGTGTTTCAAGCTTGGGATGTGGCGTTCTTCCAGAGCGAAACCTCTTGTAAGGTCTTACTTTTTTCACACCCAAATGGACAAGAAGGATTTCTGCAAGCACTAGAATTAAGGTGTCTCACAGCCAGTCTCTTTAGCTGATGGCTCTGTGCTTAATATCTTGCATGCCTGGCGTTCTTGGCATTGCCCCAAATCCAGGTTTCTCTCCTGTGAACACTGTGGTGTGTAAAAAGGTGCAAACTCAACTGaagctttttctgctcttaGGATTCAGAAAGGCTCCCTCCTAGGCAGtgttctgcttttcagcaaCCGGTACACACATATTTAACttctcataaatatttaataatcaCAGAGATTTTTACCACTGTTAAAACCGGCTGAAACCAGAAAGCAGGTTCAGAAGTTACTTGAGAACAGTGATTTAAAATGCCTCACATTTACAGAAAACCAGACTGAAAAAGCCAAAGCTGTGAGCATTTTTTGAGGAACTCAAAACTTGTTTTCTAGCCAAACATTCACATGAAGTCATGTCAGGAATGCCAtgaggaaaacacaaaataaagagaaaatgctAGCATCTTTGCCTTTACCTGTGTTCCTTTTATTTGGCTGCACACTTCGTTAGCCCAGTTCTGTAGATCTGCTGTAGGGAAAACACAAAGAGTGGCTGTAAGTCAGCCACAGACCTAAACACCCACATGACCCACAGTCATTCACAATCCGCAATATCGtattaaataaaaaccagcGAGACTGTTTTTACTGACTGTTCAAGTGTCCCAGCATCGGTCTAGCTGAGGATTCATTGTAACTGGAACAGGGATATATTTCTGTGGAACAAATGTTTCCAAGCTCCTAAAATAGACCATGGTTAAGCTGTGTTCCACATCAAATGGGGTTTCTTTCCTGGTCATATGTCGCACCAAGCTATGACTGGCCCAACACCGACCCGCTTGCACCCGTACGGTCTATTTCAAGAGGAGTCACATGGATGGTCCAAAGGCCGTTCTTGGGCAGGAgtgaggagcccagagagaagaGGGTAAGCCACTGAAACCATGGGATGGCAGGCTCAAATGCAGCGTATTCCCCTTAACCAGGGTGTACTTAATGGGAAAAGTCACTTAATCAGAGTATCTCCCAAGGAAAAGCTATCAGTCCAACAATGCTTTATGGTAAAGACTGCCACTTAGTAGAGCTAGCaattcttctggttttctgtttatGCTTTTGGGAGATTTTGTAGGGCTCAGGTCTCATGTACATTTGAACCTTATGCTGTTTTCGTGTGTCTGAAGACAGATCAGCTATGTAGCCACTGCCAGTTCCCAGCAACGACTCTGTTCATCTGCTGTCGAGTCTGCACGTTTACCATCAGTCTGCCCACAAGCAGGCAGAGCTTCTTCCTGAGCCTGCAAGTCCCTGGGGCTCCGCTTAGCAGGATTTCCACACAAAGGCAAGGAAGGACTgtcactgcagagcagcagggcaaTAGAAATGTCAAATCAAGAGCATCCCGCCCCCTAACCTGCCTTGCATCGTACGTATTTGGTTTGCCAGGAGAGTCACCATTGCCTCCAGCCCACCCCAGGAATTCCAGATTTAGCATAACTCATGTTTAGTGTGGCAGAGGCAgcatatttctaaaatacaggCTGAAACACACTTTACAAGAGAGGGTTGCTGTCTTCCCTTCCACTGCTCCCAAAACATTTCACAAATTGGTAGGGCTTGGGAAAGGAGATATGGAAAAACTACACTAGGAAAAGCTTTCCATGTTTAgagggagaaaattaaaaaatgaacagaacaACACAGGCACGCCCTTAAGTAAGGAGATCCAGGGCTTAACACATAGTTGAATAACTGTTGAAGGTATTTCCATTGTGTTAATAATATATTCAGTACCTCACTGTTATCCAGTATGCCTTTGCTAggatttttcaatttttctacTTTTACTGCTTATTCTGTTTCCTTCTAGTATTTCTTCTATGCCTCATCAGAACTTTGGCCTTCAGCTAAAAACATTCCCTCcaacacattttcaaatacCCATCAGGCCTTTGCCTTGAAATCCATATTTTAACCTGTACAgatggagggaggagggaaagtgGAGGAAGGAGACAGGAGGTGGTGAAAGCCCCATAGAGACTTTCCCCGCTTCTCTTCTTCTGTGCCACATGGTGCAGAGCACCGTGCTGCTGTGGAAGCTCCCAGGACCAGCCCTCCTTCACCCACACAGTGGCTGTGCCCACCCTGAGGGCGGCCACCCCACGGTCAGGGCTGCAGAAGGACACCAAGCGATATGCACTGTGCGTAAAAGGAATACGCTGCCTGCCGAGAGGAATTCAAAGCCCGGCTTTGCACTAGTTCAAGGATATCCACAGGGGTAGCACAGAACTTCCAAAATAACTCCTGAGTTTCCTAACCTGGTGGTTACCTGTGAAATCAGAGCGCCCAGAGAGCCATGCAGTTGTCACATTCGTGAATATCATTAGCTATCACGTACCTGTCAGCTTTTTTCCCTTATTCTTGTAGTATATGATGAAGATGACAATGCCAATTAGTGCCACAAAAAACAAGATGACAATCAACACGTATAAGATCCTGTTTGTTCCTGCAGGTTGTAACAAAGATAGTGCAATCAATGTGCAGCTTGTACTCAGCAGTATGACAATCCTTGCTCATTTTACCTGCTTTTCCACGGGAgaggttttgtgggtttttttccttcctatttaattttcagttcctATAATAAGGACAACAGTTCTAGCACTCATGCAGTTCTGTGACAAGAAGCTTCACTGAAGGTAGCTGGTACCGAGCCTTCTCCATAAAAACCAGGGTCTTGGTGTCTTAGAGAGGTGTTAATCCAGTCATGCTCCTCTGAAAATCGCTCTGCAAGCTGCTAGCAGCCCATGGGCCATGCTTGCTCTGCCTCAGGATATGGGGGACATAGGTCTCATGGACAGTATAGATTTCAGCTAGCTAAATTTGTCCTTTATCTCAGGTTATGAAGGATCACTGTATGCCAGGCAAGCAGCCTCCCTGGTGCCATATCCACACTGGAAATGGAAACGGGCAGTGAGCAAGAAGGCAGAGCGATGTTCAGCTGAGACTGAATCCATTGCTATAAAAGAAGcatggagagaagctgctggCCTTTATACAGATTAATGTGTGTGTGGAAATCAGCAGTCCGAAAAACTGAAAGACCAGTAAATGTGATGGGGTCATGGATATAACAGCAGTACTGCTGGCCATGCAGTTTCAGTGGGAGGTGTAAAGCTCTGCTTAGCAGTGGACATGGGCCCTAGAGTTGCCAGGCTTAAAGTAATCTTTAAAGGTGGGATTTTCCAAGAGCATTGTCTTGGTCTACAGCTGCTCCCCCTAGAGTCACCCACAATGGGAATGCAGTTAGGCCAGCCAAAACCTCTAGCAAACacatccctcctcctccctgctaccTTCTAGCAGATAATCTGTATGAGGACACACACCGTCTTCCGATGGCTCAGGCACCTTTCGGTCTGCACAAACTGCATCTGACTTGTCAGTCCCGGGTGCTATTTCTGCCATTCCTAGAGCtgtacagctgaaaaaaaaagacaaaggggCTGTTTTCAAAGAGGGAGCTTGTTGTGGCTCCCACCCTTATGCAGAGTAGTACTTTCTGTTGTAATGTACAACATCTGTCCTGCGTTTCTCCACCCTAAAGAAGGCCAGAtaacttctttattttcagctgtgttaGCTCAGCAGTTCTGCTGTTACTGCTCCCTCTTGCTCCCCACCAAGGAGAATGCAAGCTCCAGTGTGAGAATGCTGCTCTCGCTGCACAGCCAACAGAGATGCTCTGTGCATTCTGCAGACAGCCTGAAACACCCCACCGAAAAATGTTTTCGCTCAGGCTTCTCCCTGCCTTGTGGCTAGTGTAGTCCTTTTGCAAGATACAGGGGACTTACTTGGTCCAGGATTTACACTTGTCGGTGGATGAAGCGACCTTTGAAAAGTAGCCCCTGGGACATGGTGCACACATTGTGTCCTTGTCTTGTTGCACTGTGTgtaataaaggaagaaaaacttcagAGCTGAGTTTCTGTGAGTTCCTTTCAGGTAAGGGGGGGTTACTATGGTCCCCATACTCCCACTCCACTACCCCACCCCTCTCAAAAAGCTTCCCTGAAGAGAGAATGATCTTATATTACATTAGAGCAATAGCGACACTCACATGTAAGCAGAAAAAAGTATGCTAGTCTCAGCTGAGCACTTATCTACATGATCACAATGACAAATGACCAGGAGCCATTTGCAGTTATTGTAAAATAACACACAGCTATTATATCCTTCCCCTTCCATTAACTTCCTCGTGTCAGTGCTATGCCACAGACAGTGACGTTAACTGGTATTGTCACTTCTATGAAGCCACAGTAAACAAAACGCTGTACCAGGATTTGTTAGACTGGAGAACaaacagcactgctgtgctCCAGGTCCATGCAGCATTTCATCCTGCATTACTCTATTATGTGCTTCTTTTCTGGGGTTCCTCGTGCTTGGTGAAGCTGTTTCCAGTGTTCATTACAACTCTGTTTTCCACCCACaaaacagctgcattttgttttcGATCAGACTTAGGACTAAATGAAATGTCTGTAATAAATCTTTGCATTACAAGTCAtctaaaaaaaagaatgtttgcACTACTTGAAAGGCGTTTATCATTTTAACTTGCTTATAACATTATAAAATGGCAAAGCAAACTCACTGGACAAAAACTGATTTCAAATCCAACCTCAGCAACAATCCCCAATGGAACACTTCTCTGAGTACTGGAGCAACGTATGTCCTAGTGACTCACAGTCAGACACCTCAGCAAATGTTAGAAATGCACTGGGCACCTTGTGGCTATTGCCATGTCCATGTGATACATCGCAATAGTCACTTGATTTAAACTACAGAGGCAGAAGCCTTCAAAATGCAAATAGTCCAGAAAGGTTATCTGCAGTAGTTATGATAATTCAGACACACATCTTCTGTTGTCAGTCATCTGAGAGTCTAAAGTATCCTCTCTAATGTCACAATCTACATGACACTGGATTCACCCCATAGGCCTGAGCTGGACATTTCACTTTGTACATCCCCTTTCTGTATCTTACCAGGATGCTTGACTCCGAATCCTGGAGCACATACGGTATTTCGCTGGCAGCAGTCGCAGTCTTCATCCCAGTGGTAGCCCATCGTACAAGCGCACTGCCGCTGGAACGTGCTGTTCCCTGGGTTCACTTCTCTCAAAGCTTTCCctaaaagagaaagcagatggGATCAAAAAATCTATCTATAATAAGCCTCAAGTTTATGAATCTCCTGTTCTACCTATTTGCTTTACTTGAATGCCAGATGCAAAACCATTCACGTTAGAAGAAATGTTATCTTTCAAGAAGCATGGGAGACCCTTGATCAGCACGGGGCTCCTCACTGATTCCACTCCTGAGCAATACTTTTCCTTGTAGctgctgtagaaaataaaaagagcttttGCAAAGCTGACACAAACATGTTAGGGGAAGTGAATGCACAGCACGCTGGGCAAAAGGACAACCTTTACGATCCAACTCACAGGAGTGAATGGCCCCAGTGAAGATAATCATTATCAGCAGCATGGAGACTATGGTCGTGGTGCTCAGCACGGCACAGAACCTCTGCTGCCTGGGGacctccctctctgccaggctctTCTGGAAGCCCAGCCTCCAGTGTCATGTACCTGAACAAAGCAACTCTTCTAGATCCACCTTCCCATCTTTGTGCTTCACTAATTTGGATTAAAAGGTTCTTGAGTATGAACAGCTCACCTTGATCACATATTTTATGTAGTAAGCATTTATCTTCTTCATTCCAGACATCCATATACTCATTTGGGCCACACGGCTGGCACACGCTATCAGAAGTACCAGTGCATCTAGCAGACAAATACTTTCCTGTGAATGAGAGAAGGACAAGTAGGTTGTCTGCAAGCAGCACACCAGCTGTCTGAGGAGCTTAGGGAAAATAACAGGTTTGGCTAACATTACTGTGGACAATGAGTTCTTCCTGCCACATTTTCAGGTCCTCAGGCTGGCCCCCATTTAGTGTGGCACTGAAATATGCATGAAGCTTATGGCCTGGGAACTGTCCTATCTACGTGCACGAGAATcaagctgctttctgcctccCGTAGTGGTTAAGTGCAATCCCAACAAAACAGCTGCTGTGGCTTTTGCTGAGGCCAGCAGGACCACTCCTGCACTAGAAGGCACTTGTAAGCCTGAAATCATGCACCTGCGAGTGTAGGTGTCAATAGATTAGCAGAGTCACAAGGACAAGCTTCCTTGATgacccacagagctgcttctaATGAGCTTTTCAGTTGTGAAGCTGGTGCAGCCCCGTGCTCCCATACCTGGCTCACACTTTGTGCAGCACCGTCCAGAGTATTCATAGTGTTGTTCGCTTTCACACGGCGGAGTGATTTGTAGTGACAACTAGagtggagaaggagagagaagacaTGAGAACCAGCACACCTGGAGAGCTTCAGATCTGCCTAGTCACGGCGTTGgctgaaaggaggaaaacttttcttctgtataGCATTTTAGATAGCTAAGCAGTAAAAATTACCCAACATTTATGACCTCAAAGGTGCTTTGTAGACACACTAAGAATAATGTACTTGATGCTGTACACACATGGACTTGTAATACAGCCAGGTGATAAATAAATGACACAATCTTTCGATTTGTCGTGAACTTTTGGCCTGCTATACAAACTTTTATTACAGTACTCTATTATTTGAAATCTATGACTTTAAAacaattgcaaagaaaaaaaaggtggcaTAGAGATACTTTTGTAGTCTCTTCCACAGGTATGACCTCAGACCAAGAGCAGGGCAATTGGCAGTTTTAATGTATAGCATTAAGCAAACAAGTAAGGTGAATGACTTATACTCCTGAAAAAGACGAAATTCCCAGCTTCCCACTGGGATACACACTATTCGTGGCTAGCCCCAGGAAATATTGGACTttaattttgcagcttttttcttGCTCCCACTGTGTCCTGCAGAGATGATCTTATGGAACTGAGGCAGCCATCCAGAGTGGTGGTATAACTAAGCCAGCAGCTTTttgcttctcaaaaaaaaagtaaatcaacACAAACCACCTGAAACTGTTGCATGAGGGGGCACCTGCAAAGCAGGCTGCCCTGTCTCCTGTCAGTGGTCCTCCAGGCAAACTCAACACCTTACAACCAGTTGTTGATCTTGCAATGGATAAGATGATTCAAAATCTGGCTTGTAGCAAGGAATCCTTCATTGCTGGATACGGTTGTTAAACTCTCATCTACTTGGAGAAAGCTGCAAtaagcttctgctgctgctaaaTGGAGCTTTTGCCATCTAATGGCATATGACAGTCCTGTGCCTGCTGATACTGGTTTCCATTCCTCTACTTAGTGTCCTCCCCTTGTTTCCTCCAAGTCTTCACTTCTCTTCTTTCATCCTTTTCAAGTTTCAGcaataaaaatctctttcagtagaaaatatttttctctaagcGCCTTGTCCTCTTCTAATGCTGGGAAGGGTCTTGTAACTTAAAGACAATcaaaaatgttgacatttttatttaaaacatcaCCTTTTGACTTGGAGTTTGAGTCATGGGTTGGTGCATAACTTGTGTTTATCAAAACTGCACTAGCTGTGTCTGGAACAGAGTAAGTACCTCAAGTCTGGTACTTTTGCAGGTTATAAACACCTTATAGGCAACGCTGGAGGAtagagcagcagagagaagggcTTGAGCAACTGATCCCCTGTGCACGGCCATCCGGGAAGGCAACAAAAGTGATGAGACCAACAATAGGTCCAGCCACTTGCTTTTTGTAACATTATGTCCTCTTCTTCCTCGTTTGCTCCAGTTTGATAGTTCCTCTTtagaagaaaagactaaaaaaattactgaagtgTCAAACAAGGGCAAAGTCTTCCATTTTAAGGAAGGATATGCAAATCTGCTAAAAAACATTCAGCTAAAGGGTCTGGAATAATTTCCGAGAATCACAGCTCAGCctgaggagaagcagcaatCCCCTGGTGCCGAGGCTAGGGGAACAGGCTAACCGCTACTTTTTGGAAATTGTTTCATACCTCCCTGCTTTATGTTATACTGCATGAGTCTACGCTCTATGTCAATAAGTAGTCTCTTCTGCACCCACGTCCTTCCCCCTTTCACACAAGCCGATGCATTCACAGAGCTGCAACACTCCCTCCTTCGATCTACGCTCAACCACACAAAGACAAGGCTCTCAGCATCCACATGCAAACCCCTACGTGAGCTCAGCCTCCCCACCAAGGTGAGAGATTTTGGGCTGGTATGGACTGGGTGGGCCTGCTGAGCATGAAAACTGGGCagagaagggacaggaagggaaagcaaaagcaacCTGGGGTTTTCTTAATGTGGGAGCCGATGCAGGGAACTTGGGCCCTTTTGCTAATAGAGCTCCACTGAAATCAGGTTATCCCTTGCTTAACTCCTGGGGACTGAGAAGtactggagctgctggcagcaccacGACCTGATGCTTGGCCACCACCAGCACATTCCCGCCACTGTGTCCTTCTGAGACGGGGAAGTGCAATTTATTTCGCAGATGAGGAACTCGCACCCGGAGGCCAGTGGGCTTTATGGAGGTGACAGGAAACCAGAACACGTCTCAAGTTCGCCCCGTAACCCCTGGAACATCCTTCCTCTCAGCGGGCACTGGCCTGTGGGTCAGAGTGGTCTGGATATCACTGAGCTCTTATCGAGAGAGAGAAGGGGCCTCTATGAATGTGAAGGTGTCAACCTCCCCTCAAGtcattaaataaaagaaaaagcagcctgGTCATTCCTTCAGCGGTCCTGCTATTGGTGAAGCTGTTCGTTAAATACCACCATCACATGCCAATGAGTGCTTCAAAGAGCTCTAGCCATCCTGTGTAAATGTAATTTGTCACTGAAGAAGTGTTTAAAAGCACACAAGTCTGCACAAGTTCCTAAAAAAACCAGTCAGCCTTCCCGGTtgattagaatcatagaataatttcaggtggaagagaacctcaggattatcgagtccaaccataacctaacctaactctggcactgaaccatgtccctaagaaccttgtctaaacgccttttaaacacctccaccacttccctgggcagcctgttccaatatgcctgacaaccctcttTCTGATTAGCATTATGTCACAACAAGTCTGTCTCACAGGGGAAGAATCCAGGcgaaaaaagacaaaacctcTCTCCTCTTGGCTTGGTGGGTCCGGTTCACACCAAAACACACCAACACCTGCTTACctttaggcacatgagcagcATCATTGACTTCCTTGGAAAAATGGGCACGCTCATGTCAAGGTCTGCAGGAGGACTGTGCTTTGGCGTCGAGCTGCAAACAGCCTTTTCAGCTCCTTTTTCCCACCCCCCTCTCCATTTCTTGAAAAGGACGCTAAGCAAGAGTGTGCTTGTAGGGTCGGAGATCTTCGGTGACTCAGAGCTACAAAGCACCACTGTGTTACTCAGACCTTGAAAAAACAGACACACAGGTGCTTCTGAAGGGGGAACCAGCAGCATTCAGATTCCTGTCCTCAGGcttaaggaaatatttattcttggTGCCGTTGAGCAATCGGATGGCAGCAGAAGCTGTGTGTCATGGATGCTAAAATTACTTTCTTGCTCAGATGAATATTCAGACAGACATTTCAGAGAAGATAGAGTTGCATGGGcctctttcctttaaaagaaaaaaatctggaagaaCAAGCTCGGGGATTTCCGCAGTCTTTTTCCCATGTCACTTCTGAACAAGAACCTGAGGCCTCAATGGGGATTGTTCATTAGTGATAATCTTGGTTTTACAAAAATTGAAATGTAAAGGGACATGTCAAGGGGTAACTATCTTAAGATGACACCTTCTTGCTCACTGTAGTTGTTTCTGGAGAGTATCCAAGTCATCTGTCATCATTTCCCTGagcaaagcacatttttttctcaatttagTATTGCAGACCCAAAGTACCTATGGGAGTGCCAGCTACAGTGTGTCCTGCCTTGCTCACCACTTGTTCTTTATGCTTTGGAGCCCAAATTTATTCAAACCACTTGCTTTTGAGGTCCTTAGCCTTTGCTGCTGTAGAATTACAGTGCTTGTGTGTATTTGGGGCTTCATTTGCCTTCATCAAGAGGACTGAGCTTTGACCAACATTTCCTCATGTGAAGCAGCCCCTGCAAGCACAGCACCCTGGTATCCAGCTAGGATGGCCTCTGCAgtcatctgctgcttttccacctTCAAACATGAGCCATTCCCTCTCCTCTCACACCCATCGTGTGCCCACAGCTCTCCAGCTTCCTACCTGATTTGGGTCAGCAGTATCACTGAGCAAAACCcagttttcttcagctgcttgCCAGTTTCAGAGGCTTGcctaaaaaattatttaagaataaAACTAGAATCTGGCTCTCAATGGGCACAGCTCTGTGATTGGTGCTTCCAGGCACTCTACTGAGGTACATGATAGTAACATGCACAATGAAGAACTCCAGAAATTTTTACAATTGTGAGCTTATGAGGGAAAAGAGGAGTCTGATGTTGAAGACTTCATCATAATCACATGGATGCTGAATGCAACAGTTCCTTCATGGACAGTCTTCACTGCTGGTAAAAATGCAATCAAAGCAGCACACAAATCACAGCAGTGCAATTCCAGTTATTCGCTTGCAGGTCTGTAATTCATCACGAAAATCTTAGATTGTGAATGAAACGCTTTTGGTGATGTCAACTTTCCAGTGACCAGTAAACCACATCACAGAACTACCACCACGCGGCAAAATATAGCCGGGAAATGGCAACAGCTAAAAACTAAATATTATTTCACTCTTAAAAACAGGCCCTTGAAACCCCACTAGAGCCTAAATACctaaagaagacagaaagagcACAGGGGATAAATCTGAATAAAGCAGTCAAGAGAAAACTGTAACTTGCAGCCAGGGAGCAGGCAAACGGTGGTCAAAGCCCCGTCCTGGCTATTCCCCTTCCCGCCCTGTTTTAGCGCgcagcaaaaagcaaacaccTGAGCAACTGGtgctgccccaccagctggAAGGCCCACTCATCAATCTCAAACCCACCAGAGCTATTTCTGGCCGTCAGCCTACGTGAAGGAGAAGTGCCGCACAGATCACTCTCgcagcggggcggcggggccgaggCAGACGGGAACCTCAGGGGTATCAGATGGGAGATGACAGAGGTGATAGATGGCAGGGCCGAAACGGCTGCCGACCGAGCGTGTCAATCagccagctttcctctgctgaCTGGAAACTCGGCGTTGTG encodes:
- the TNFRSF11A gene encoding tumor necrosis factor receptor superfamily member 11A isoform X2: MPVPSGCWLLLLCLAAAGKQLSLQITPPCESEQHYEYSGRCCTKCEPGKALREVNPGNSTFQRQCACTMGYHWDEDCDCCQRNTVCAPGFGVKHPVQQDKDTMCAPCPRGYFSKVASSTDKCKSWTNCTALGMAEIAPGTDKSDAVCADRKVPEPSEDGTNRILYVLIVILFFVALIGIVIFIIYYKNKGKKLTADLQNWANEVCSQIKGTQERSRDVTVNITNAAVPRTSEDMCLLGPTGPPAPGSLCCTGGHAPCRNGSPSTAPCEAGGSLPELSVVSKTDDDDHFPPVPTEDEYMDKDLNTTDYLSLLRPTASKTVSSFSEPMEAGENDSLNQYFSGIGSTEDISVSQGFHPSSDAGGAHTATDKLLQKSCQQGHSCLKETGNKDTDHFATNYDSEKICVRCGVSYRESPKKWSKPCCAAADGASTSPGTGSNARCTCGLNFLSAGQSNLASDHSVEDASSDSANMKYQNTNRSTSGTNRSTSGTNSSTSDLPSASGNVTGNSNSTFISSGQVMNFKGDIIVVYLSQNSQEGTAASGPSEENVGSPVQEENLSRCETFAGNTQHYKEKCAELQGSCPLAGSGGPRWPPGALPQERGLSRHGQASQPVQEEGKLGHFSEKVLN
- the TNFRSF11A gene encoding tumor necrosis factor receptor superfamily member 11A isoform X1, producing MPVPSGCWLLLLCLAAAGKQLSLQITPPCESEQHYEYSGRCCTKCEPGKYLSARCTGTSDSVCQPCGPNEYMDVWNEEDKCLLHKICDQGKALREVNPGNSTFQRQCACTMGYHWDEDCDCCQRNTVCAPGFGVKHPVQQDKDTMCAPCPRGYFSKVASSTDKCKSWTNCTALGMAEIAPGTDKSDAVCADRKVPEPSEDGTNRILYVLIVILFFVALIGIVIFIIYYKNKGKKLTADLQNWANEVCSQIKGTQERSRDVTVNITNAAVPRTSEDMCLLGPTGPPAPGSLCCTGGHAPCRNGSPSTAPCEAGGSLPELSVVSKTDDDDHFPPVPTEDEYMDKDLNTTDYLSLLRPTASKTVSSFSEPMEAGENDSLNQYFSGIGSTEDISVSQGFHPSSDAGGAHTATDKLLQKSCQQGHSCLKETGNKDTDHFATNYDSEKICVRCGVSYRESPKKWSKPCCAAADGASTSPGTGSNARCTCGLNFLSAGQSNLASDHSVEDASSDSANMKYQNTNRSTSGTNRSTSGTNSSTSDLPSASGNVTGNSNSTFISSGQVMNFKGDIIVVYLSQNSQEGTAASGPSEENVGSPVQEENLSRCETFAGNTQHYKEKCAELQGSCPLAGSGGPRWPPGALPQERGLSRHGQASQPVQEEGKLGHFSEKVLN